In Leptospira perdikensis, the genomic window TGGAGTGGCACGTTCTACATTTATATGTCAGGTGTTAGCTGACATCACCGGTAAAACCATTGAACGAGTTGTTCATCCGGAGAATGTTGGGGCTATGGGAGCCGCAGCCATAGTGGCTTACGGGCTTGGAATGATTCCAAAATTTGAAGATATTAAATCAATGATACCCATTCAAGATAAATGGATTCCCAATTCGAAACATAAGGAAATTTATGATCGAAACTTTAAAGTCTTTAAAAATCTTTATAAAAGTAATCAGAATAATTTCGCAATTTTAAATTCATAAATTTAGGAACATGGTATGAGCAAACAAAACATAGAGTACAAAAAAGAAAGTTTAGGAAAACCTTTTGCTATTGGAAGGTCGGCGGATTTATATGCGTTAGAAGATCATAAAATTCTTAAATTGTTTTTTCCGGATGCAAAAGAATCAGAAATTGATTTGGAATGTGAAAATACCGTGGAGGCCAATACAAAGGGTGCATCTAAAATGCGATGTTATGGAAAGGCAAAAGTTGGTAACCGATTTGGAATTATTTTTGATCGAGTGGATGGAATATCTCTTACAAAACTACCTGATAAAAATCCTTTAGAATTGTTTCGTATTGCGGGAACACTGGCTCGTTTGCATTACGGGATTCACAAAATCACATCTGATAAGTATAAAGATATAAAGGTAATTCTAAATGCCTGTTTGTTGTCGGAACCACTTTCTTTTTTGAATTCAGAAGAAAAAGAAAAAACCAAATCATACATAAGCACGTTACCAGATGGAAATTCCATTCTTCATTTGGACTTTCATCCAGAGAATGTAATTGTAGAAGGGAAAAATGAGATCATCATTGATTGGATGACTGCCGCTAAAGGAAATCCTGCTGCTGATGTTGCATTCACTGTATTACTTTTTACTGATGCAGAACTTTGGCCAGGAACACCCAAACTAAAAATCATTTTTTATACGATCATCCGAAAGTTCATTCTGGGTGGTTATCTTAAAGTTTATAAACAATTAAGTGGGAGAACTGATGCAGAAATTACTGCTTGGAGACTTCCGGCACTGATCCTTCGTTTGGGTCTTTGGAACATTGAAAGCGAAAGAGAACGTTTGAAATCACAAATCCTTAGTTTAGTTGCCAATGGTGGCCGTGTATGAATTTAAAACTGGATCGTTTTATTGAAACGTATGATGGGGAAGAGTTCGATGTGACTATCATCGGCGGGGGAATTACTGGAGCCAGTTTGGCATATGAAGTCGCTAGTCGTGGTTATACGGTGGCTCTTGTGGAAAAAAAAGACTTCGGTGGTGCTACCTCTGCAGCCACAGGAAAACTCATTCATGGTGGTTTACGTTATTTAAAACAATTTGAAATTGGCCTTGTGAGAGAAGCGTTGAAAGAAAGGCGAATCCTTTCCAATATTGCTCCTAACTTAGTGTATCCTTATCCTATGGTAATTCCTAAACCTGGACTCATGGCAAGGATCGGACTTTTTGTTTATGATCTTTTGTCTTTTGATAGTAAGTGGACTTGGGATGAATCCAAACAAATTCCGAACCACAAGTACCTGAAAAGAAAAGACCTTTTGGAAAAGAATTTGGGAGACTTTGAAGACGCCGCTTATTTTTATGATGCGATTTGTTTGAGTCCAGAAAGATTAACACTTAGTTTTTTAAAATCAGCTGCCGCTTATGGGGCAAAACTTTCGAATTATACGGTTGTCGAAGATTTGATTTGGAAAGACAAAACTGTAGTAGGGATTCGTGTTCGCGATGCACTTACCAATGCAGAATCTCAAATTCGTTCTAAAGTTACCATCAATGCTTCGGGGCCTTGGACTCATCATATACTTTCAAAGTCACCAAAAACGGAACAACCACTTCCCAAAAAACGATCGGAAGGAATATATATCATCACGAAGAAATTAACAAACTTAATGACTCTTTATGTCGGAGACAAAGGTCATTTTAGTTTTGCTCCTTGGAGAGGCCACTCAATGATAGGGCCAACAGAAAAATCTTATTTTGGGAATGTGGAAGATTGGAAATTAACTCGCGAAAGTATCATTGAGTTTATTGACTACATCAATGAAACTTCTCATTTAAAAGAAAAGTTGTCGATTGATGATGTTATATATGCTTATGGAGGCCTTCGACCTTTAATTGAAAGTTCTGATGATACCTATTCGGCATCAAGAAGGTCGGAACTTTATGATCATGTTCGTGATGGAATCCAAGGCCTCATTACCGCGGCAGGTGGGAAATATACAACTAGTCGACATTTTGCAGAATCAATATTCAAAAGAATCCAAAAGAAACTAACAAAAAAATCAAGTCCCAATATTTCCGCAAAACAGTATTTATACGCCTCACAAATCCCTAACGTTGAAATATTCATTCAAGCAGCTCAGAAACAGAATGTTGACTTCTCGGAAAAAACCATTGATTACTTGATCCGTCATTATGGATTACAATACGAAATCATTTTGGATCTTGCAAAAAAAGCAAAAAACTTGGGTGCGGTTCTAAATCAAGATGGAGAGATTCTCGCGGAAGTTGTTTATGCGATTCGATATGAAATGGCAAAGTCTCTCAGTGATATTTTTTTAAGAAGAACAGGCCTTGGGACTTTAGGAATACTTTCGGATGAAATCATGAAAGCCATCATCGGAGAGGCTGCAATCGAATGGAATTGGTCAGAGGAAAAGAAACAAAAAGAAACAGAAGCCATTTACAAAGTTTTAAAATTACCTGTTTGAATTCTTTTTAATTCAGGAATTTCGGCTGACATTTTTCTCTTTCGTGTTGTAATCTTTGGTTATGGGCAATGTTTTAACCATTGATACTGAGTATGCGAATATGCACAACGTGGCCTCGGCTTATCTGATTGAAGAAGAAGGCCGAGGGGTTGTGATTGAAACCAATACAACTCACGCCATTCCAAAAATTTTGAAAGTTATGGATCTTCGAGGGATAAGACCACAAAACTTAGACTATGTGATTGTCACCCATGTCCACTTAGATCATGCTGGAGGAGCCTGGGCACTCCTCGAGGCCTGTCCCAACGCAATTTTATTGGCACATCCGAAAACGGCTAAACATTTGATAGACCCAAGTTTGTTGATTCGAAGTGCCACTTCGGTTTATGGAAAAGAAAAATTTGATTCTCTATACGGTGAAATCAAACCCATTCCCAAAGAAAAAATTCGAATTATGGAGGATGGGGAGTGGCTTGAGTGGGAAGGGCATTCATTTCAGTTTTTGTATACCAAAGGACATGCCAATCACCACTTCTGTATTTATGATAAGAAAACCAATGGGATCTTTACCGGAGACTCCTTTGGAATTTCGTATCCTCATTTGGAAAATGGAAAACGTTTTATTTTTCCTACAACGACACCAACTGACTTTGATTTTGTGGAGGCCATTCGTTCCCTCGATCGAATTTTAGAAACTGAAGCAGACATTGCTTATTTAACGCATTTTGGCCCTATTGGGGGTTTAAAAGAAAATGCATCTGATCTAAAAGATGGACTCACTCTTTGCAAAGAGGCCATCTCTGAGTTGGTAAATATAACAAAAGGAGAAAGATTGTCCTTTATGGAATCAAAAGTGGAAGCCATGATCCAGACCTTGGCAAACAAACATTCCATTACCCTTACCAACGCAGATTGGAGGCTCTTGCGTTTGGATGTAAATTTAAATGCACAAGGTTTAGTTTATGCTTTTGAAAAAACACAATCCAAAGGATAAGGGAGAAATTTTTTTGAATCAAAGACACTTATGTTCTATTTTGGGGTTCACTTTTATTCTAAGTTTTTTTGGATTCATACTACAATGTTCTATAGTTTCAAAATCTAAAAAATCCAAAGATCCTCAAATCCAAATTCATTTTCTTTCTCTAGATTATGAAGAAACAAAATCCATTCCTTCTTCAATGTTTGAATCAAAGGATTTACTTTTGATTCTCGCCGAATTATCTAAAAAAGAAGATCCGCCGATGCGTTTTATTTCGACAACTCGCACAGAAGAAATTATGGAAGTGAATGGAAAATCGAATTCCTGGTCGGCAGGTTGGGTGGTTTATGTGAATGAGGATAAGGTGGATGGAGTTCAGATGAAACGTGGTATTCGTGTCAGCCCAAACGATAAAATTGAAATTCGGTATGAAACCGTAGAGCGCGTGTTTGGTCGCCCTACGCCATGATCCATTGAATGAACCTGTTTGGTTTCAGAAAAAAAAATACCGAACCATGTAGGTTTAATCATTTAAATTTTATCTGAGGGTTGTGAGTTCTCTGTAGGCTCTTACAAATCCATCAGACATTGTTTTTGCAAATGTCAAAGAGATTCTTGCTTTTTCTGCCGCAATCATCACATCATGAAGTTCTACAGAGTTAGGATCAAAAACAATTTTTTGTGTTAATTCATCCGCTTCTACTTGTTGGTCATTCACTTGTTCGAATGCTTTTTTCAAAGCATCCCCAAATGTTCCTGCTACTTCATCAGGTGACTTGGCTTCATTTGTTTTTCCGTAGTGGCGTTCATCAGAACGAAAGATTCCTACCTTATCTCCTTGTGGGAGAAGGGAATAGGGTTTGTAGGTTTGGGAACTCAAATTGGAAATGCGATCAATGGCCATGCGGGTTTTCCTCACTCTAAATGTCGGTCAAATCTAGGAAACCTAAAGAAAAAAATTATGTCACATTAAAAAAAGGAACAAAGCCCGGAATGGGTCGGAATTTAGGCCCGACCGATTTCCATCGCTTTGTTCATCATCGCTTTGGATCCATTGATGAGTTGGACATTGGCTTCATAGGAGCGGGAAGCCGAAATCATATCCGTCATCTCAGTAACGATGTTAATATTGGGAAGTTCGACGTAGCCTTTTTTGGGACCAGTTTGGATGGCATCAGGATGAGTTGGATCGTAAGTTAATCTTAGAGGACTCATGTCCTTTTCGATTTTCATCACCTTGACCCCTTTCCCTTCACCTGGAGCTACACCAAAAGGATATACCGGACTTTTCCAATTGGTTCGTAAGTTAATCGGCGTGAGGATGACACGATCCCGTCTAAACGGGCCATCTCCATTGGTGTTTCTCGTGGTTGTCGAGTTTGCAATGTTATTCGAGATAACATCCATTCTAAGTCTTTGCGCAGAAAGTCCAGTTGCCGAAATATTAATGGAATCAAACATTCCCATAACTTACTCCTTAGTTAGTCCTCATCACGATGTTGAGAAGACGATTGTTTTGGTTGAGTCTATCAATCATAAGGCTGTAACTCATTTGGTTTTGATTGGCATCGACCACTTCTTTTTCAATATCTACGTTGTTTCCGTCGGGTCTCATTGTAGTCAGATAGTCCAAATTGGTTTTGGGTTTGGCATCCCGGTAATCTAGCGGTTTAAAAAATTCAATATGGCGGTCGTTCGT contains:
- a CDS encoding aminoglycoside phosphotransferase family protein, yielding MSKQNIEYKKESLGKPFAIGRSADLYALEDHKILKLFFPDAKESEIDLECENTVEANTKGASKMRCYGKAKVGNRFGIIFDRVDGISLTKLPDKNPLELFRIAGTLARLHYGIHKITSDKYKDIKVILNACLLSEPLSFLNSEEKEKTKSYISTLPDGNSILHLDFHPENVIVEGKNEIIIDWMTAAKGNPAADVAFTVLLFTDAELWPGTPKLKIIFYTIIRKFILGGYLKVYKQLSGRTDAEITAWRLPALILRLGLWNIESERERLKSQILSLVANGGRV
- a CDS encoding glycerol-3-phosphate dehydrogenase/oxidase, translating into MNLKLDRFIETYDGEEFDVTIIGGGITGASLAYEVASRGYTVALVEKKDFGGATSAATGKLIHGGLRYLKQFEIGLVREALKERRILSNIAPNLVYPYPMVIPKPGLMARIGLFVYDLLSFDSKWTWDESKQIPNHKYLKRKDLLEKNLGDFEDAAYFYDAICLSPERLTLSFLKSAAAYGAKLSNYTVVEDLIWKDKTVVGIRVRDALTNAESQIRSKVTINASGPWTHHILSKSPKTEQPLPKKRSEGIYIITKKLTNLMTLYVGDKGHFSFAPWRGHSMIGPTEKSYFGNVEDWKLTRESIIEFIDYINETSHLKEKLSIDDVIYAYGGLRPLIESSDDTYSASRRSELYDHVRDGIQGLITAAGGKYTTSRHFAESIFKRIQKKLTKKSSPNISAKQYLYASQIPNVEIFIQAAQKQNVDFSEKTIDYLIRHYGLQYEIILDLAKKAKNLGAVLNQDGEILAEVVYAIRYEMAKSLSDIFLRRTGLGTLGILSDEIMKAIIGEAAIEWNWSEEKKQKETEAIYKVLKLPV
- a CDS encoding MBL fold metallo-hydrolase, with product MGNVLTIDTEYANMHNVASAYLIEEEGRGVVIETNTTHAIPKILKVMDLRGIRPQNLDYVIVTHVHLDHAGGAWALLEACPNAILLAHPKTAKHLIDPSLLIRSATSVYGKEKFDSLYGEIKPIPKEKIRIMEDGEWLEWEGHSFQFLYTKGHANHHFCIYDKKTNGIFTGDSFGISYPHLENGKRFIFPTTTPTDFDFVEAIRSLDRILETEADIAYLTHFGPIGGLKENASDLKDGLTLCKEAISELVNITKGERLSFMESKVEAMIQTLANKHSITLTNADWRLLRLDVNLNAQGLVYAFEKTQSKG
- a CDS encoding DUF4430 domain-containing protein translates to MNQRHLCSILGFTFILSFFGFILQCSIVSKSKKSKDPQIQIHFLSLDYEETKSIPSSMFESKDLLLILAELSKKEDPPMRFISTTRTEEIMEVNGKSNSWSAGWVVYVNEDKVDGVQMKRGIRVSPNDKIEIRYETVERVFGRPTP
- the fliE gene encoding flagellar hook-basal body complex protein FliE; its protein translation is MAIDRISNLSSQTYKPYSLLPQGDKVGIFRSDERHYGKTNEAKSPDEVAGTFGDALKKAFEQVNDQQVEADELTQKIVFDPNSVELHDVMIAAEKARISLTFAKTMSDGFVRAYRELTTLR
- the flgC gene encoding flagellar basal body rod protein FlgC, whose protein sequence is MGMFDSINISATGLSAQRLRMDVISNNIANSTTTRNTNGDGPFRRDRVILTPINLRTNWKSPVYPFGVAPGEGKGVKVMKIEKDMSPLRLTYDPTHPDAIQTGPKKGYVELPNINIVTEMTDMISASRSYEANVQLINGSKAMMNKAMEIGRA
- the flgB gene encoding flagellar basal body rod protein FlgB is translated as MFEATHFMKTQDLLERGLGAASQRRKVITDNIANADVPNFKRSEVVFESMLKRAIESEKIEKDKAVPTKITNDRHIEFFKPLDYRDAKPKTNLDYLTTMRPDGNNVDIEKEVVDANQNQMSYSLMIDRLNQNNRLLNIVMRTN